From the Leishmania panamensis strain MHOM/PA/94/PSC-1 chromosome 31 sequence genome, one window contains:
- a CDS encoding hypothetical protein (TriTrypDB/GeneDB-style sysID: LpmP.31.0930), which yields MDTRGLRHLKSYLGKAGEKLARAKRATDVVPVLATRQVGTAAARAKSVDFTTVPETVLGPLSHSVMVYLEGRLTSGATYKLSRTQMAVVAALAAPGSLPTRGGAEGSKSGETTLAVTRAKVADMAAVVDTLAVSALELAARRADEGKAVKRTAAEGAFLFVLVDTSSEAAEVAEQLEERYGLTVLLLSGANTCRYPMFPSIANAAGEAGASKPRSAASATLAVKRRRTQSNSRRADEVAPKDETTVSTPVLTGAVVVVVATSAAFLTVDRRSAIWKFIGSCALLLRRAPTHTGSLLHTLKGSKAASSSSTGTMAELLNTHRWDCLGHVPAIAVLAAEQKWLAEPEVDLLTRLRVERDLSSGVGGASTSTASSISSAVAALRSPVTVHYAVAQGAHRFQFLFGLLKGLVPQRGIVVHVATRECVTFLYDALYSLLGELPSYVQLLSDYGGAGTYTNMHTRADRQRLCVTFDSTVEWGRNGKTAAVLLSCHGLVPRRGTVFLQYDLIPDVLNYSQFIADVLSPGAVAADAGNDKGGTTPFTAAEVAVRRETTARQRKRSTSPIPVSMTARKVRTGATNADAEEASLEGKATGPAEVNYTHILLLLRPNEVAGALHHLRQDGSRRYRLEFRELGPQTSGRYHLVGEKLKSMNKKLFALQNAAYYAYKTTMRAYSTIGPRDVYDETKVNLKKVAEEFGFTELPLLDLRLKDTAFRPKEDYYRAARQKQDADRRAYKAFAQANIIGEAPEEHIADNIV from the coding sequence ATGGACACGCGAGGCCTCCGTCACTTGAAGAGCTACCTTGGCAAGGCAGGGGAGAAGCTGGCCAGGGCGAAGCGAGCTACTGATGTCGTGCCCGTCCTTGCCACCCGGCAGGTAGGGACAGCGGCTGCTCGAGCGAAATCTGTTGACTTTACGACCGTGCCAGAGACGGTTCTGGGGCCGCTCTCGCATTCAGTCATGGTGTACTTGGAAGGCCGCCTCACGAGCGGAGCGACGTACAAGCTCTCTCGGACCCAGATggctgtggtggctgctCTCGCAGCACCGGGTTCTCTCCCTACGCGGGGCGGTGCGGAGGGCTCGAAGAGTGGCGAGACCACCTTGGCAGTTACGCGCGCGAAGGTGGCGGACATGGCGGCGGTAGTGGATACCCTtgcggtgtcggcgctggAACTCGCCGCACGCCGCGCTGACGAGGGCAAGGCGGTGAAGCGAACCGCTGCAGAGGGCGCCTTTCTCTTTGTACTGGTCGACACAagcagcgaggcggccgAAGTAGCAGAGCAGCTCGAGGAGCGCTACGGGCTAACAGTCCTCTTACTCAGTGGCGCGAACACCTGCCGCTACCCAATGTTTCCGTCCATCGCCAATGCTGCCGGTGAAGCTGGCGCAAGTAAGCCAAGAAGCGCCGCCTCAGCGACGCTGGCGGTAAAGCGACGCAGGACGCAGTCAAACTCACGTAGGGCGGACGAGGTGGCACCGAAGGACGAGACTACCGTGAGTACTCCGGTGCTCACGGGTGCGGTGGTCGTAGTGGTGGCAACGTCTGCAGCGTTCCTCACGGTGGACCGTCGCAGCGCTATTTGGAAATTCAttggcagctgcgcactTCTGCTGCGTCGTGCACCGACGCACACGGGCTCTCTACTGCACACGCTCAAGGGCAGCAAAGCGGCGTCTTCTTCCTCGACTGGGACCATGGCAGAGCTGCTTAACACGCATCGGTGGGACTGCCTCGGCCACGTTCCGGCAATCGCTGTTCTGGCGGCAGAGCAGAAATGGCTGGCTGAACCCGAGGTGGATTTACTGACAAGGCTGCGTGTAGAGCGCGacctcagcagcggtgtaGGTGGTGCGAGTACGTCCACAGCATCCTCCATCTCcagcgctgttgcagcgCTTCGATCGCCAGTGACGGTTCACTACGCTGTGGCGCAAGGAGCGCATCGCTTTCAGTTTCTCTTTGGCTTGCTGAAGGGCTTGGTGCCGCAACGCGGGATCGTCGTGCACGTCGCCACGCGCGAGTGTGTTACCTTTCTCTACGACGCTCTCTACTCCTTGCTAGGTGAGCTGCCATCGtatgtgcagctgctgagcgacTACGGGGGTGCGGGTACGTACACCAACATGCACACCAGGGCTGACCGCCAGCGGCTTTGCGTCACCTTCGACTCAACGGTCGAGTGGGGGAGAAATGGCAAGACAGCGGCGGTTCTCTTGTCCTGCCACGGGCTTGTCCCGCGGCGCGGCACTGTATTCCTGCAGTACGACCTCATTCCCGACGTCCTCAACTACAGCCAATTCATAGCGGATGTACTTTCGCCTGGCGCAGTTGCGGCTGACGCAGGCAATGACAAAGGGGGCACCACGCCGTTCACAGCAgccgaggtggcggtgcggcgggaGACGACGGCTCGGCAGCGCAAGCGCAGCACGTCTCCTATTCCGGTCTCCATGACGGCGAGGAAGGTGAGGACAGGAGCTACCAATGCCGACGCTGAAGAAGCCTCCTTGGAAGGCAAGGCGACAGGCCCAGCAGAGGTGAACTACACCCATATTTTACTCTTGCTGCGTCCGAACGAAGTTGCCGGGGCGCTACACCACCTGCGCCAAGACGGGTCCAGACGCTACCGTCTTGAATTTCGTGAGCTTGGCCCTCAGACTAGTGGTCGCTACCATCTTGTCGGAGAAAAGCTCAAGTCGATGAACAAGAAGTTGTTTGCTCTCCAGAACGCCGCCTACTATGCCTACAAGACCACCATGCGCGCCTACAGCACTATTGGGCCGCGCGACGTGTACGACGAGACAAAGGTGAACTTAAAGAAGGTTGCGGAGGAGTTTGGCTTCacggagctgccgctgctcgacCTGCGCCTGAAGGACACGGCCTTTCGTCCCAAGGAGGACTACTAccgtgctgctcgacagAAGCAAGACGCGGACCGTCGCGCCTACAAGGCGTTTGCCCAAGCGAACATCATTGGTGAGGCTCCGGAAGAGCACATTGCTGACAATATCGTGTGA
- a CDS encoding hypothetical protein (TriTrypDB/GeneDB-style sysID: LpmP.31.0940) encodes MSFFSLLFGNDEKASQVKAVRVPSGGTNNTSPLAQVGGEGSRPNRAMLNTPTETASAIKRQCNGEPKRLQRHSATAPANRDRLSLWSRLLCRPEVYDPHVEAAPLTHLLDVEPADTQPQEHVAGCTDSGGASLQKCYSVRSSSGEGRCAATPLPEGDDENCNDSEDAVISGSVLSASIDVEEFEEAEVQSPSEESNTAELLLNPQVFHVFDTRRCRVRMSTVLSSPTSATNLRFTTTFPNDSGTLSMDTTESDAASSRGSVSSAERRLISPKELAKKHHQRRQQSKQAAKRAREYKEAWAALVASAQPHASGATDGEAAGQTDVRSAEGSGPPSIPPTCALGTSTVTSHLTNEALESLRESTQPVPYDLPVPFLARLCHYAPPPKKAKDGAEEENNRAESCCSRSSTDSSQVALDDELVNIETELPVMYGAVLRCRDSASRAREHDGKTSPSCTRLTTVTALRGSQRSPAGRYPLGSRAYVERVLFAQRRQQEWALFALLTEAHRQAREAHVRLAQLYYYYIIPILAQYRTEADVRGLERSLLMCGSGALRMYHTKFCRTVVYSRPMLQRSAHGDTSYSIACYFQVQPVDYQLVEYRFENTWRELFLEVKAYLGMQAREDASCSTLPTLSELENGASAVDGTTSTGPGSVCVAATMLHSMELFERQRHTHSAARDAEEWLTWYYYYFTPRVLSADSAEKRAAVQRSLLPPPPPPSSTRVSQREPRCGNDYSRTRASDSKAPQPALLESEYLPLSWIRACNTAEREKVLNYRRDLKLRVMKNFPTHRPVASGYGATARAVDSPGTVSETSSTLATAATSVKASRETVSANVAAASSGCQAVKHVSESRDLLNSAHETEGGWLLAEHVEADLKEAGLLKPSAEVLPEDAISRQSHDTAEVEDGNSEETDDEDGAIPTGTHCTVSAGCFGLSFFSIFE; translated from the coding sequence ATGAGCTTTTTTTCGTTGCTCTTTGGCAACGATGAGAAGGCCTCGCAAGTAAAGGCTGTGCGAGTCCCCAGTGGAGGAACGAATAACACCTCCCCACTCGCTCAAGTAGGCGGAGAGGGTTCGAGGCCAAATAGGGCGATGCTGAACACACCAACGGAGACGGCGTCTGCCATAAAGCGGCAATGCAACGGGGAACCAAAGCGGTTGCAGCGGCACAGTGCCACGGCGCCAGCGAATCGAGATCGGCTGTCTCTGTGGAGTCGACTGCTATGTCGACCCGAGGTGTACGATCCGCACGTGGAGGCAGCTCCGCTGACGCATCTGCTCGATGTGGAGCCGGCAGACACGCAGCCGCAGGAGCATGTGGCGGGCTGTACGGACAGCGGAGGGGCTTCGTTGCAGAAGTGCTACTCCGTGCGTTCCTCCAGCGGAGAGGGGCGTTGTGCCGCCACCCCGCTACCAGAGGGAGACGACGAGAACTGTAATGATTCCGAGGACGCCGTTATATCAGGCTCCGTGCTGAGCGCTAGCATTGATGTAGAGGAGttcgaggaggcggaggtgcagagcCCCAGTGAGGAGTCCAACACAGCGGAGCTTCTTCTAAACCCGCAAGTCTTTCACGTCTTCGacacgcggcgctgccgggtGCGCATGTCTACTGTGCTGTCGAGTCCGACCTCGGCTACCAACCTCCGCTTCACCACTACATTTCCAAACGACAGCGGCACTCTCTCAATGGATACGACGGAAAGCGATGCCGCGTCTTCGCGTGGATCGGTCTCCTCCGCCGAACGACGGCTCATCTCACCTAAAGAGTTAGCGAAGAAGCACCACCAGAGGCGTCAGCAATCGAAGCAGGCCGCGAAGCGTGCTCGCGAGTACAAGGAGGCGTGGGCGGCACTCGTTGCCTCTGCACAGCCGCACGCAAGCGGTGCTACGGATGGCGAGGCGGCTGGACAAACAGATGTGCGCAGTGCGGAAGGGAGCGGCCCGCCAAGCATTCCCCCCACTTGTGCTTTAGGTACCTCCACTGTGACTTCGCATCTCACCAATGAGGCCCTCGAATCTCTGCGTGAAAGCACGCAGCCGGTGCCGTACGATCTACCCGTGCCCTTCCTAGCAAGGCTGTGCCACTATGCACCACCTCCcaagaaggcaaaggacggcgccgaggaggagaacaacCGCGcagagagctgctgcagtcgctctAGCACCGATAGCAGTCAGGTCGCGCTTGACGATGAGCTGGTGAATATCGAGACGGAGCTTCCGGTCATGTATGGAGCCGTCTTGAGATGCCGGGACTCTGCTTCAAGGGCGAGAGAACACGACGGCAAGACTTCGCCTTCTTGCACTCGCCTAACGACGGTCACTGCGCTACGAGGCAGCCAGCGCAGTCCAGCTGGGAGGTATCCACTTGGGTCTCGCGCCTATGTGGAGCGTGTACTGTttgcgcagcgccgacagcagGAATGGGCGCTGTTTGCGCTTCTCACAGAGGCACACCGACAGGCACGCGAGGCCCACGTCCGTCTTGCGCAGCTCTACTATTACTACATTATTCCCATTCTGGCTCAGTACAGGACTGAGGCCGATGTCAGAGGACTGGAGcggtcgctgctgatgtgcgGCTCCGGGGCACTCCGCATGTACCATACGAAGTTCTGCCGCACTGTAGTGTACAGCCGGCCCATGTTGCAGAGGAGCGCACATGGTGATACTTCGTATTCCATTGCCTGCTATTTTCAAGTGCAGCCAGTGGACTACCAGCTGGTCGAGTACCGCTTTGAGAACACCTGGCGAGAGCTATTTCTGGAGGTAAAGGCATACCTTGGCATGCAAGCTCGCGAGGATGCAAGCTGCTCTACCCTGCCGACACTTTCAGAGCTGGAGAACGGGGCTTCTGCTGTGGACGGCACTACTTCCACTGGTCCCgggtctgtgtgtgttgcggcgacgatgctgcACTCAATGGAGCTGTTCGAGCGTCAGCGGCACACTCACAGTGCTGCGCGGGACGCGGAGGAGTGGCTGACTTGGTACTACTACTACTTCACACCTCGTGTGCTGAGCGCCGACTCCGCCGAGAAGCGCGCTGCAGTTCAGCGGAGTTTGCTtccgccacccccgccaccGTCATCAACGCGGGTCTCTCAAAGGGAGCCGAGATGCGGCAATGACTACTCGAGGACCCGCGCTAGTGATTCAAAGGCGCCGCAGCCAGCCCTCCTCGAGAGCGAGTACCTTCCGTTAAGCTGGATTCGCGCGTGCAACACGgctgagagggagaaggtgctTAACTACCGCCGAGACCTCAAGCTGAGGGTAATGAAAAATTTCCCCACTCATCGGCCAGTCGCGTCGGGCTACGGCGCTACTGCTAGGGCTGTAGATAGCCCCGGTACGGTCAGCGAGACATCGTCCACTCTCGCGACGGCTGCCACGAGTGTCAAGGCATCTCGCGAGACGGTGTCTGCTAAcgtggcagctgcgtcaTCCGGATGCCAAGCGGTGAAACACGTCTCTGAGAGTAGAGACTTGCTCAATAGCGCGCACGAGACGGAGGGAGGATGGCTGCTTGCAGAGCACGTGGAAGCAGACCTCAAGGAGGCCGGGCTACTGAAGCCGTCAGCAGAAGTACTGCCAGAGGATGCGATCAGCCGGCAGAGTCATGATACCGCTGAAGTAGAGGACGGGAACTCAGAGGAGacggacgacgaggatggtGCTATCCCTACTGGTACCCACTGCACCGTAAGTGCTGGCTGCTTTGgcctttcgtttttttccaTCTTTGAGTGA